In Tursiops truncatus isolate mTurTru1 chromosome 19, mTurTru1.mat.Y, whole genome shotgun sequence, a genomic segment contains:
- the GABARAPL2 gene encoding gamma-aminobutyric acid receptor-associated protein-like 2 isoform X2 yields the protein MKWMFKEDHSLEHRCVESAKIRAKYPDRVPVIVEKVSGSQIVDIDKRKYLVPSDITVAQFMWIIRKRIQLPSEKAIFLFVDKTVPQSSLTMGQLYEKEKDEDGFLYVAYSGENTFGF from the exons ATGAAGTGGATGTTCAAGGAGGACCACTCGCTGG AACACAGATGCGTGGAATCTGCGAAGATCCGAGCGAAATATCCCGACCGGGTTCCG GTGATTGTGGAAAAAGTCTCAGGCTCTCAGATTGTTGACATTGACAAACGGAAGTATCTGGTTCCATCTGACATCACTGTGGCTCAGTTCATGTGGATCATCAGGAAAAGGATCCAGCTTCCTTCTGAAAAGGCAATATTCCTGTTTGTGGATAAGACAGTCCCACAGTCCAG ccTAACTATGGGACAGCTTTACGAGAAGGAAAAAGATGAAGATGGATTCTTGTATGTGGCCTACAGTGGAGAAAACACTTTTGGTTTCTGA
- the GABARAPL2 gene encoding gamma-aminobutyric acid receptor-associated protein-like 2 isoform X1 — translation MKWMFKEDHSLGHGGEEGRELGTRPAGQARQSARCVSPIEHRCVESAKIRAKYPDRVPVIVEKVSGSQIVDIDKRKYLVPSDITVAQFMWIIRKRIQLPSEKAIFLFVDKTVPQSSLTMGQLYEKEKDEDGFLYVAYSGENTFGF, via the exons ATGAAGTGGATGTTCAAGGAGGACCACTCGCTGG GTCACGGTGGGGAGGAGGGCCGGGAGCTCGGGACCCGGCCGGCCGGTCAGGCGCGACAGTCAGCCCGGTGCGTTTCTCCCATAGAACACAGATGCGTGGAATCTGCGAAGATCCGAGCGAAATATCCCGACCGGGTTCCG GTGATTGTGGAAAAAGTCTCAGGCTCTCAGATTGTTGACATTGACAAACGGAAGTATCTGGTTCCATCTGACATCACTGTGGCTCAGTTCATGTGGATCATCAGGAAAAGGATCCAGCTTCCTTCTGAAAAGGCAATATTCCTGTTTGTGGATAAGACAGTCCCACAGTCCAG ccTAACTATGGGACAGCTTTACGAGAAGGAAAAAGATGAAGATGGATTCTTGTATGTGGCCTACAGTGGAGAAAACACTTTTGGTTTCTGA